The nucleotide sequence cctcaccgtctccccgggcggtgtgtgtatgcgtcaggcattttcctcagctgaaacaaagggtttggtaacaattttttttttcagtattagatggaggggaggtacctactatttaaaaattgttgCTTTGTTGCAGAATGTACATAACTTTCCAAGACAATCCTGTAGGAAATGTTGGATACAAGGGCACGACTTTCCACAGCTTATTTGGGTAACTTCATAAATACAGTTACGAATAAACAATGTTTGCTAGGTTCCTAAGTTTAAATAAAGCGTTTTATGTAttcattgttgtttttatttccaataccGCACTATTTTATCCACGATTTGTGCAATAATTTAATTCATACCCCTGAAAAAACAGATTTGATAAAAGAAAGCATAGCAGCAAGTCTTTTGAATTGtcttttgaatttgaatgtctGAAGCTCAAAAGACATGGTTTCGAATGCGAATGctacaaaaaaaactgaaaaaatcaATCTGTCAAAGTAAATATCAATGTTGTTTCCAAGAGTCGTTTTGCAATgcgttaattatttttataattaaatattatagacTTGATTTGCGCCTTCCTATAGTGAAGTTATAGTAGCGGCATAGCCGCAAAATTTAACAGAGGAGTTTGAAACAAAAAGCGTAAAAATGGATGACAACAACGTGGAGCAGACCCCAGCTTCTCAAAGGCTTACAAATGAAGACTTTAGGAAGCTGCTGATGACCCCTAGGGCTACGCCCGGGGGCTCCGGGGGCTCCCACCCCACGGGCTCGGTGCGAGAAGCCATGGCCAATGCTGGGTAAGTAATATTTTGCAAGTATTTTCGGCAtcaattttcatttatattatggCTGATTATTCCTGGAGATCAAGAAAAGAACTGTTTCTACTACAATAAGATGACTTACAGACCTACTAAAGATGACTAAATGTCCAAAATTCCAGGTCTATGCAACCTCCCGCCGAAAACAAAGGTGAGCTTCGACGAAAGAAGAAGTCTTACTACGCTGCACTGAAGAAGCAGGAAGACAACAAGCTAGCTGAATTAGCAGAGAAGTACAGGGACCGCGCTCGGGAGCGGAGGGACGGCGTCAATGAGTTGGGGCCTATGGACCCTACCAGCAACACTAGCAGTGCTTACAGGTTAGTTTTTGAAGTAGTCGGTATAGtggaacatttttatttgttactagccgttttcccgcggtttcacccgcgtcccgtgagagctactgcccgcaccgcgataaaatatagcctgttactcgcagataatatagctttataatattagtatagaaaatagGTGTCTTATGATATATGACTGTAGTTTCCTGATGCCAAAAAAATTGGACCAGTGCAGAAGAACCagcaaaatacatttttatctttacaTTCTCCTTCATAAGTATTTTGAAGTAACAAACAACCTGTAAAGTTGTGACTTTTAGCAGTCtaccttaaaacattttttactgCGGTTCAACTGGAAggcaccaacatagttggttaATGCTGAGCCAGATAATGTACCAGTATGTATATCTTTACAGAGCTGTAGCACCAGATTTGAAGTCGGGAATGGACGCCAAAGAGAGAAGAAGACAACTTATTCAGGTTtgtatattcatatttatgaaataagtaTGATAGTTCAAGTTAACAGAAATCATATTGTGTGGCATGAATACTGATATTTGacatgttttttatattatttaagtaaaaatagaCAGTACATGtatttatattcatatatttttttccttttacagGAGTCCAAGTATCTTGGAGGTGACATGGAACATACCCATTTGGTGAAAGGTCTTGATTATGCTTTGCTGCAAAAGGtataattactgttattaatctatactaatattataaagctgaagagtttgtttgtttgaacacgctaatctcaggaactactggtccgatttgaaaatttctttcagtgttagatatcccatttatcgaggaaggctataggctactttttatcctggtacgggaagtagttcccacgggatgcgggtgaaaccgctggcagaagctagttattaatatttactttcCCCTGTAATTTCACCAGTGTCCCACACAAGACAACTCAAATGTTGATAGTAAAATACACTTTTATGTTATTGTAATataaagctatattactgccaaagggtattgggttgcccagataCCTGGGctgaggatgtcagataggcagtcactccttgtaaaacactggtactcagctgcatccggttagactggaagccgaccccaacatagttgggaaaaggctaggcagatgctgATGAAGACAAtgtattactgccaagttaCAACAAAATCCATTCAATAGTTTTCAATAATAGCAAAAAGgtgaatatttcaaaattgtgtTGGTTTCTGCAGGTGAGGTCTGAGATACAGACAAGGGAACAGGAGCAGGAAGCTGAAATGGAACGTCTGGTCACGGCTCCCGTGGAACCCGTTAAAGAGAAGAAAGAAGTGCCTGTGGTATGTGCAATATTTTATAGGgaaaacttattattattatgtataaacATTGATAACTTCAAAACAGCTGGaattatttccatttttatgAAAGATTTGCTATCCTCTTGTATAGAAAAAGTATTCacatacaaatattaaattatttgacgCCCTTGTAATATAACACAAACTTAGTCTTCTGAcaagatattgaaaaaaatttaaataaattaaatgcttTCTTATAGGAAGAAGAAATGCAGTTTGAAACGACAATGGCGAAAAATATCTACAACATGATACAAGAACAGAAGTGAGTATAATGTCATTCATTGACTCGTCATGACACTATTgtagaaacaaaattaatttattttatatcttttgaCATTTATTTCGGTTATGTTTATTTCCAATGCATAGGTACGTTCTCAAATTTCATActgttttgttatattattaataataaatattaaagagaaaacattattttgttatttgtacaCTAAAAGCTCTAATAATTGGTTTGAAAAGTTCtgttttaaaattgatgttttatCCACGTACAGGCAGAAGTTCCCCCAGAATGTGGGTGAAACTGCAGAAAAACAACCAGTTGTGTACATGTGTCTCTTACGCAATTAAACTTATTTCCTTTATTTAcaggaacaaaaaaataatccgTAACGAGATGTTCGGTCCCGGTCGCATGGCGTATGTAGTGGAACTAGACGAGGAAGCAGGCGCCGACAGCGACATACCCACAACTCTCACTAGGAGCAAACACGACGTGCCTGATGCCGCAGCCCCGGCCGCCAGTGCTGCCGGCGACCTGGTGCTGGACAAACTGGCTCAGATCTTCTCTTACCTGCGACATGGCAGACATAGGAAGCTCAAGAAGACCAAGGTATACCATCTATGATTAGTTTCTTCCACTAGGAGTAGACGCGATGTGCCTGATGCCGCAGCCCCGGCCGCCAGTGCTGCCGGTGACCTGGTGCTGGACAAACTGGCTCAGATCTTCTCTTACCTGCGACATGGCAGACATAGGAAGCTTAAGAAGACCAAGGTATGTCACCTTCAGTCCCTGATGCTGCAGCCCCGGCCGCCAGTGCTGCCGGGGACCTGGTGCTGGACAAACTGGCTCAGATCTTCTCTTACCTGCGACATGGCAGACATAGGAAGCTCAAGAAGACCAAGGTACAAGTTTTGATAAGTCTGCACCTCCAAGTTTCATGATTTTCAGTTGTGCACTCCAACCAATGTCAAATACAGCAGTCGATTATTTTATGTCATTATTGCAAATATGCAATAATTGCATAGTGGTCAAGGGTGGATATTTTGGGGCCctaattttgtaaattttgaatAAGCAGTTTTTGCttttatatactacttatatggagtttcttgccggctctctGGAACTGTGCAACTATTGTGATGTTTCATAATAGTCTGCAAAGTTCTACTTGAAATTACAACATTTgacttaggcgattatcacactgccccgcatgatgcagcgtagtgcgtggatgcgtttttttccgttgtatggaaatatctccgtttgtatggaaaacacgcatagtccaacacactgaaaatgcatccacgcgcgttcatgcggatcacgcacatacatgcggagaaacacgcacccccgcgcgtaggtgcggggcgagacgcaaggtatggcacactgaatcccgcaatgccgcgcgtgattttgaatgggcgtgacgtgtatatttgaaaatggaactcgctgtgcgtgaatttacaaaacgcacctacgcgcgtgagtgcgtgaaaaacccgcacgatgatgcagatctgcactcccgcaggaacgcgcgtaggtgcgtcgacacgcaagatgcagcgtgatgcggggcagtgtgaagatcaccttagacTCCTCTACAATTTGTCTAGTTATTTATCCATTACATTTTGGGTATTACatgatctatctatctaccatGACCTATCCTTTCCTAGGTTATACAtagacattttaataaaatcttaccAACAATCTTCTTCCCAGGATAAGGCATCAGAGAAGGGTCGAGCCGACGACTCGATCTACGGCGAAATCGGCGAGTACACCGCGGGCGAGCGGCACGAGCGGCGCGACGACAGGCCCAGGGCGGGCGGGTACTTCGACAAGCCTGCTGATGCTGATAAAGATGATGGTATGTACCTTTTGTAGTAGGTTTTAAGGTTTAATATAAGTGCCTcttgtataatattttgtttgtaatctTGTAAATAAGGTTGTGCTTATATTGATGTAAAATTTCACTTATAGCAATTTAGTATAACTTCGGTAGCTATTTATTGAGATCTTCGTagtaaaaatttacattaaagttcggccattcagagaatgcgttcctgacacgtcgcgattgaactgacgacgtaactttgcaatggcgttgcagttacgataaaaatatttttgctggttgtttaccgttttaacaattgaggagcattaaaacaacattattatatcaataatcaatgaatgtagttacgtcgtcagttcaatcgcgacgtgtcaggaacgcattctctgaatggccgaactataatagtaaAACTTTGGGTGTAAAAGTATTTCTTGTTTTGATGACATGTTTGTTGCGACACACTGTAAAATCATAGTCTGAATAGAGCTATATAGCTTATTAGAGAAGGGCAAGGAATATATCGTAAactattatatacctactactacctactcgcatcccgtgagaactactgcccgtacccgaATGAAATAGGcctaaaataatgttaataagtACTCGGCAATAATGTAGCTTCCTAGcagtgaaaaaataataaaactacaatCGGTTAAGTACTTCCGGAGCCTTTTTGATTCTTTCCTCTTTGTAATATAGATTATAGAGATATAAAATAGATTAGACAaaaaattttattcaataaactaCAGCTACTTACTAACTTCGTTCCAGAATACCTACCAGCAACAGAACCAGTGGGCCGCATCCGAGAAGAGAAGTCAGTCCGTTCAGCCGCCCTGCTGTCCCGCCTGGCCGCCGAGCCCGAGGGCTACGCCGAGTGCTACCCCGGCCTGCGCGAGATGGACGACGCCATCGACGACTCGGATGACTCCGTCGATTATACCAAGATGGATGCCGGGAATAAGAAGGGGCCTATAGGTTTGTTTTGCTGTTAAATAGTGACTGGAACTTAATTGTGAAAAATGTTCTGAATGGCCTTATTGGTAAAAAGTAATAACAGACCCCATTTTTTACAGAAATCTTTTTTGTCATAAAACCATTTAAAAGAAATACTCATATTTTTGTCATAAGTCTATTTCTCATTGTGCCCCATTCGAAATTGTTATAAAGAATCTTATCGAAGTTACCTacagtttacattattattttaagcataACTTGTTATTAATCACGACAAAACGTCCTAATCacagataatatattttctaaattcGACTGATGCCatgaattttgttttctttttttctattgcTCTATGCAAAAAAATCGTATTAAATTGCCCCTCTCCACTAAAAATCTTTGTACCCACGTCAACACTAATTCTCCCTTACAACACAGGTCGCTGGGACTTCGACACCCAGGAAGAGTACTCAGCCTACATGAGCAGCAAGGAGGCGCTGCCCAAGGCCGCCTTCCAGTACGGAGTCAAGACGCAGGACGGACGCAAGACCAGGAAGACTAAGGACAAGAGCGAGAAGGCTGAACTCGATAGGGAGTGGCAACaggtatataatatttatttaaaatgggTAACATGTCCTAAAATATATGTTGGTTGTCTATGGAAACAAAGCCTTAGGTGATTTTTAGCGCCCCGAATTCAACACAACAATTATTACAACTGTTTGGTTTAAAACTGTCGCATATAGCTATGCATTTATACACTTCTGTCGTAGGCCCTCATTTGTCGTCCATCGTTAGTGTCCAATAGATAATTGAGCAAGTTACacgttatttcatttaaaaacgaGCCAAAGAAACGTCGACCTTATCACCTGAACACAACACAattagcaattattttaattaaggtgAAGGAATttttggtccgatttgaaaaatatctgtgtTAGAGAATGGCAATACGGGTGCGTGAAGTAGCTCCCATGGTACGCTAAGCCACTAGCATAAGCTAGTTTGTATTTTTGAATTGATGTTGAATACTTTCTTTATCAAAATGTGTTTCAGGTTAAATCTTActtattttattccattttatttttcacaaaattatTGTTACAGATCCAAAACATAATTCAAAAACGTAAAGCGCCGCAGCCAACCGAAGAGCCTTCATATAAATCCGCTAAATACTAGCATCCGGCCGACCCGTAGGCGTAGTTCTCCTACGCCTAGAGGACTTTCCTACAGTCGTAGGAGATATCGGATATTTAGATCGAGTGTTCTAAGGATAGTGTGTGTGATATATACGCTAAACACATATGTATAAATTGGTAGTTTATTCGATATTTTGTGCGAAAGATAACGTGACACTTAATGGAGGAACCTTCGCATAAATCCATCGAATACTGCCCCGTACCCGTAGGCGTACTTCTCCTACGGACTTTCCTACGGTCGTAGTAGTAAGCATCAGATATGTAGGTTGGGTAATCAGCATAGTGTGTGTGAAATACCTTTCCTACAGTGGTAGGAAGATATTTGTAGAGCTAGGAGTGATATTGGCCACGATTTTTTAATACTGTATCACGCATTATGTAATGctaagtatacattttataatgtaaagaaattgttatatattttgtagCCCAGATGCATTCAACAAGTCGTCTAAAATTAGTTCAGAGATTGGATACCATTGGTCAGTCAGTTTGTTTTGGCAactttttcaaagtcaaatttCTTTATGGTATATTTAGGTAATAAGTACATAGTACATGATGAAGAATACATAATAATGTGCGCTATATTTCGCTCACAgtccggtcaaaatagacatttgaaataacaaaaattcccggaaagccaaattttggtggagagcttgggtttaccattataaataaaataaagtacctatcgATCACATGTGTgcatcaaaagttattcgaggtcaaaagtcaaaatttgaggatttttgtttttttttttcgaaaaccttactttttatcaaagaaaacattttagCAAAGTTTAAAATTCACAAACATGATTCAAATTTTTTATACTTCTCTTTCCACCTTATTATAGGTAAAATGTTCTTTAAAAAGTGCTTTTTTAAATCACATTACTGGGTCTATATCTTGTATTATGTGGTAACTAATTATACTTTGCAACTTATTATGaattttatcaaaacatttaACAAGTGTTCTTTCTATTCAGAAATTCCAACAGTAGTTGAATCCTCAAATTTTTTAGTGTTTGCGCTTGCGAGGTCAAATATGTACAGGATTGTacgtaagtaaaaataaataatgtgtgAAGTGGATAGTATGCCTGATAACAATGTAATCTATAATTTGTATAGTTATAGATTTTGTGGTAAGACATGAAGTTAATATTGTACATAGACTATTAAACAATATAATGTGTTGAAAgaaatttttgtttcatttatttcttattatctattttatttctgtttaggTACTCAACTAAGGCCCACgtacaccgacaacataaacgtcagtttttcttaaaaaaaaacctgttttaACTTTGATTATTGAAAGTGAAAATTCATaggaaacagtttttttttaaaagaaaattgatatttatctTGCCGGTGAACTTGGACTaagagttttatttaaaaaaaatcttatctgCTGAAAATCTTTGAGGTATGAATTAACTGAGTTTCTATtgactttaaaaaaaacctgtattttttttaaactgagttaATGAAGTTGAAGAATCTTAATGAGTCACCCAACACAATTAGGGTTTTTATGTGTTTCGATTAAAGAACAAGATATATTTTACGAGCAGCGAGGAATTTTAACAACTCCGAGTGATCCTAATTGTGCGACTAATAAGAGATAAAGCATTGTTCGCAATAACGAGTTACAATGATCGGCCTGTCTTTATTACAAGTTCACACGAACCGCCCGTTAGCCAGCGAAGGTCCAACGTTCAGTCAAACAATGACCCAATTGACGTGAAATGGAAACTGCATAGAGAGTGCAACACGGACGTAGGTGCAGTGGATGCAGCACCGCCGGGACATGTGCATCGCGCGACCTTCAGGTTTCACTGGCGCAGGACATTCCGTCACGTCGTCGCTGACGTGGAGAGAAACGCGCCCAAATTCGCGACGACGCGCCTGACACAATGCCGGTTCATCGGCACCGCGCCGTCCGCACTCCGCACCCTCCGCCCCCCCCCCCTCGCCCCCGCACCCACACCTGCGTGTGCGCAGGTACAGCCTGCCCCCCCACCCGCCCCCGCCCGCAgcgcccgccatcttgaattccGCTCACTGAGTGAGAGCCGCGGCGAGTCGCGGCGAGCACGTACCGGTCCGCCCGCGAACCTAACGCGACAATATTTGTGTTTTCAAGTGATTCAGTGTGATGTTGTGATAGTGCAGTGACGAAATGGAGTCGACGCCGATATGTCGGTGCCGCGTGCTCTACCTCGGCTCGGCCGTGCCGCAGCAGAGCAAAGACGGACTGCAAGGCATCCAGGAACCGCTGCGCGAGCTGTACCCGGACAAGGGCGCCACGAGCGGCGGCATCGACTCGTGGCTGTCCGTGTGGTCCAACGGCATCCTGCTGGAGAACATCGACGAGAGCGGCTCGCGCGTGGCGCGCTTCTTCCCCATCTCCAGCCTGCACTACTGCGCCGCAGTCCGACGCGTCACGGTGGAGGCGGCGCCGCGCTTCCTGCCGCTGGACTCGCCCTTCGCCcgcgcgccggcgccgcgccgcccgccgctgTTCGCGGCCGTGCTGCGCCGCACGCAGGGCATCAAGGTGCTGGAGTGCCACGCCTTCATCTGCCGCCGCGAGGCCGCGGCCAACGCGCTCGTGCGCTGCTGCTTCCACGCGTACGCCGACAGCTCCTACGCCAAGCGTCTCGAGGCCGAGCGGGCGCCCTCGCACCTGCCGCCTGATCCTGACGAGGAGCTGGAGGCATACGACGGCGATGAGAACCACAAGGTGTGGGTCGGAGACGCCGAGCGAGACGATGCCAGCGACGATATCCCGCACCCCGCGCGAGCGCCGCGCCCCCGACAGATCACACGACCTGCCTccgtgccgccgccgccgccgccgcccgaggAGCCTAAGAAGAAGACCGCCACCGCTAAGAAGACGAAAAAGAAGTCTTCGGCATCAGCTGATGAGTTATACGCGGGGCCAGCGCCCATGATGAACGGCCGGTCGCTTGGACGAGCGCCGCCCGCCTGGGCCGCCGCACATCCCATGGTGCTAGTGGCGCACCCCGCTGCTACGCTGCCGCACGCTCGGCCAGCGACACTGGGTCACCGGGGCCGCGTGCCGGCCGCGCTGGCCGCCGGGCCCTTCCCGCCGGGGCCGCCGGGCCCCCCGGGCCCCGGGCGCGGGCGCCTGCAGTACGCCACGGTGGACCCGCGGCGCTCGAAGCCGCCGCCGGCCGCGATGAAGGCGGCGCAGAGCATGACGGGGCTGGAGGCGGTGGAGGACGCGGGCGGCATCTACAGGAAGAAGGGCCATCTGAACGAGCGCGCCTTCTCCTATAGCATCCGACAGGAGCACCGCAGCAGGTCGCACGGCTCTCTCGCCAACCTGAAGTTTGCAGCTCCACCTGAGGTACGTGCTGCTATTTACTGCTACACATAGTTTTCCTGCATCTCCTTTTTTTAGCGTTTTATTGCTAAACAACGGAAAACTATAGGCTACCTTTAAAAGGTGTCGAA is from Helicoverpa zea isolate HzStark_Cry1AcR chromosome 19, ilHelZeax1.1, whole genome shotgun sequence and encodes:
- the LOC124639723 gene encoding protein Red, coding for MDDNNVEQTPASQRLTNEDFRKLLMTPRATPGGSGGSHPTGSVREAMANAGSMQPPAENKGELRRKKKSYYAALKKQEDNKLAELAEKYRDRARERRDGVNELGPMDPTSNTSSAYRAVAPDLKSGMDAKERRRQLIQESKYLGGDMEHTHLVKGLDYALLQKVRSEIQTREQEQEAEMERLVTAPVEPVKEKKEVPVEEEMQFETTMAKNIYNMIQEQKNKKIIRNEMFGPGRMAYVVELDEEAGADSDIPTTLTRSKHDVPDAAAPAASAAGDLVLDKLAQIFSYLRHGRHRKLKKTKDKASEKGRADDSIYGEIGEYTAGERHERRDDRPRAGGYFDKPADADKDDEYLPATEPVGRIREEKSVRSAALLSRLAAEPEGYAECYPGLREMDDAIDDSDDSVDYTKMDAGNKKGPIGRWDFDTQEEYSAYMSSKEALPKAAFQYGVKTQDGRKTRKTKDKSEKAELDREWQQIQNIIQKRKAPQPTEEPSYKSAKY
- the LOC124639494 gene encoding serine/arginine repetitive matrix protein 1 isoform X2, whose amino-acid sequence is MESTPICRCRVLYLGSAVPQQSKDGLQGIQEPLRELYPDKGATSGGIDSWLSVWSNGILLENIDESGSRVARFFPISSLHYCAAVRRVTVEAAPRFLPLDSPFARAPAPRRPPLFAAVLRRTQGIKVLECHAFICRREAAANALVRCCFHAYADSSYAKRLEAERAPSHLPPDPDEELEAYDGDENHKVWVGDAERDDASDDIPHPARAPRPRQITRPASVPPPPPPPEEPKKKTATAKKTKKKSSASADELYAGPAPMMNGRSLGRAPPAWAAAHPMVLVAHPAATLPHARPATLGHRGRVPAALAAGPFPPGPPGPPGPGRGRLQYATVDPRRSKPPPAAMKAAQSMTGLEAVEDAGGIYRKKGHLNERAFSYSIRQEHRSRSHGSLANLKFAAPPEVESGREELKKEREIMQLVAGLQLGEEERRELPHVMRQRHAPR